One genomic region from Stackebrandtia nassauensis DSM 44728 encodes:
- the pcaG gene encoding protocatechuate 3,4-dioxygenase subunit alpha, whose protein sequence is MTTPSQTVGPFFGFALPWPDGPYAAPPDTPGLITVRGVVLDGAGAPVPDALIETWQADPDGRFDHPDDPRGCQTSAARWFARCPTDDNGRYAVHTVKPGPVSDGEERHAPHLNVTVLARGLLRHLVTRMYFPDESEANGTDPVLCGLPEPERAVTLIAVPDGDGLRFDIRLRGDHETVFFAV, encoded by the coding sequence ATGACGACACCATCGCAGACCGTCGGCCCGTTCTTCGGCTTCGCGCTGCCGTGGCCCGACGGCCCCTACGCGGCGCCGCCGGACACGCCCGGCCTGATCACGGTGCGCGGTGTCGTCCTGGACGGAGCGGGCGCACCGGTGCCCGACGCGCTGATCGAGACCTGGCAGGCCGACCCGGACGGGCGCTTCGACCACCCCGACGACCCGCGTGGCTGCCAGACGTCGGCGGCCCGCTGGTTTGCCCGTTGCCCTACCGATGACAATGGACGGTATGCGGTCCACACCGTCAAACCCGGCCCCGTGTCCGACGGCGAGGAGCGGCACGCCCCGCATCTGAACGTCACGGTGCTGGCGCGGGGGCTGTTGCGGCACTTGGTGACCCGGATGTACTTCCCCGACGAGTCCGAGGCCAACGGCACGGACCCGGTCCTGTGTGGCCTACCGGAACCGGAGCGGGCCGTCACGTTGATCGCGGTGCCGGACGGGGACGGGCTGCGATTCGACATCCGGCTGCGAGGTGACCATGAGACCGTCTTCTTCGCCGTCTGA
- the pcaH gene encoding protocatechuate 3,4-dioxygenase subunit beta, whose amino-acid sequence MTPLPRYEDDSAVQPPYLWPDYRSTLLRAPSRPLVPLRQSLTEITGPLLGTDAVAPGDADLTTGHTGEPLGQRIIVSGRVLDSSGRPVPHTLVEVWQANASGRYRHDLDRHPAPLDPNFTGAGRTLTDAQGHYRFVTVKPGCYPWKNHHNAWRPAHIHFSLFGQAFTQRLVTQMYFPGDPLFDTDPVYASVPETARRRMIAAFDLDATVPERALGYRFDIVLRGPRASIFEDDAA is encoded by the coding sequence ATGACCCCACTCCCCCGCTACGAAGACGACTCGGCCGTCCAACCGCCGTACCTGTGGCCGGACTACCGGTCCACGCTGCTGCGGGCGCCGTCGCGGCCGCTGGTGCCGCTGCGGCAGTCCCTCACCGAGATCACCGGCCCGCTGCTGGGGACCGACGCGGTGGCCCCCGGCGACGCCGACCTGACCACCGGGCACACCGGAGAACCCTTGGGACAGCGCATCATCGTGTCCGGGCGAGTGCTCGACTCGAGCGGCCGCCCGGTGCCGCACACGCTCGTGGAGGTGTGGCAGGCCAACGCCTCGGGTCGGTACCGCCACGACCTGGACCGTCACCCGGCGCCGCTCGACCCGAACTTCACCGGCGCCGGACGCACCCTCACCGACGCCCAGGGCCACTATCGTTTCGTCACCGTCAAACCCGGCTGCTACCCGTGGAAGAACCACCACAACGCCTGGCGTCCGGCGCACATCCACTTCTCGCTGTTCGGGCAGGCGTTCACCCAGCGACTGGTGACCCAGATGTACTTCCCCGGCGATCCGCTGTTCGACACCGACCCGGTCTACGCCTCGGTACCGGAAACCGCGCGGCGGCGCATGATCGCGGCGTTCGACCTCGATGCCACGGTGCCCGAACGAGCGCTCGGCTACCGCTTCGACATCGTGCTGCGCGGGCCCCGGGCGTCCATATTCGAGGATGATGCGGCATGA
- a CDS encoding CoA transferase subunit A, whose protein sequence is MTALLPLTEAVAELIADGDTVALEGFTHLIPFAAGHEIIRQRRRDLTLVRMTPDVVYDQLIGAGCARRLVFSWGGNPGVGSLHRFRDAVENGWPSAVDIEEHSHAGMANRYVAGASGLPFAVLRGYAGTDLARHTGTIKPIDCPFTGETLAAVPALRPDVTVVHAQRADRDGNVQLWGITGVQKEAVLAARRSLVTVEEVVDELRPRPGATVLPSWVVTAVAHCPGGAHPSYAHGFYERDNDYYLAWDAVSRDREAFTAWLSQRLGVAPASERSERARQHSSAANASAERSEAGP, encoded by the coding sequence ATGACCGCGCTGCTTCCGCTCACCGAAGCCGTCGCCGAACTGATCGCCGACGGTGACACCGTCGCGTTGGAGGGCTTCACCCACCTGATCCCGTTCGCGGCGGGCCACGAGATCATCCGGCAGCGCCGTCGCGACCTCACGCTGGTGCGAATGACCCCCGATGTCGTGTACGACCAGCTGATCGGCGCCGGGTGCGCGCGGCGACTCGTGTTCTCCTGGGGCGGCAACCCCGGAGTCGGTTCACTGCACCGGTTCCGCGACGCGGTCGAGAACGGCTGGCCGTCGGCTGTGGACATCGAGGAGCACAGCCACGCGGGCATGGCCAACCGCTACGTCGCCGGGGCCTCGGGGCTGCCGTTCGCGGTGCTGCGCGGCTACGCCGGCACCGACCTGGCCCGGCACACCGGCACCATCAAGCCCATCGACTGTCCGTTCACGGGCGAGACGCTCGCGGCGGTCCCGGCGCTGCGTCCCGACGTCACCGTCGTGCACGCGCAGCGCGCCGACCGCGACGGCAACGTGCAGCTGTGGGGAATCACCGGCGTGCAGAAGGAAGCGGTGCTGGCGGCGCGGCGGTCCCTGGTGACGGTCGAGGAGGTCGTCGACGAGCTGCGGCCCCGGCCCGGCGCGACCGTGCTGCCGTCCTGGGTGGTCACGGCGGTCGCGCACTGTCCGGGCGGCGCGCATCCGTCCTACGCGCACGGTTTCTACGAGCGCGACAACGACTACTACCTCGCCTGGGACGCCGTGTCCCGGGACCGGGAAGCCTTCACCGCGTGGCTGTCGCAGCGGCTGGGGGTGGCTCCAGCGAGCGAGCGTAGCGAGCGAGCCAGACAGCACAGTAGCGCCGCGAATGCGTCCGCCGAGCGCAGCGAGGCGGGGCCATGA
- a CDS encoding CoA-transferase subunit beta — protein sequence MSHTTEEMMTIAAARALPDGATCFVGIGLPSTAANLARHTHAPELVLIYESGTIGAKPARLPLSIGDGILAETADAVVSVPEIFNYWLQAGRIDIGFLGAAQIDRFGNINTTVIGADYQRPTVRLPGAGGAPEIAASSKEAIVVLRQSKRSFVDRVDFVTSAGFGTGPGFRQRHGLRGAGPTTVITDLGVYAPDPATSELVLTRLHPDVTVEQAKAACGWELSVPRDPARTPPPSEAELAALRALKPSPKAAS from the coding sequence ATGAGCCACACGACCGAGGAGATGATGACGATCGCGGCGGCGCGGGCCCTGCCCGACGGCGCGACCTGCTTCGTCGGCATCGGCCTGCCCAGCACGGCGGCGAACCTGGCCCGGCACACCCACGCGCCCGAACTGGTGCTCATCTACGAGTCCGGGACCATCGGCGCCAAACCGGCCCGACTGCCGCTGTCCATAGGCGACGGTATCCTCGCCGAGACCGCCGACGCGGTGGTCAGCGTCCCGGAGATCTTCAACTACTGGCTCCAGGCGGGACGCATCGACATCGGGTTCCTCGGCGCGGCCCAGATCGACCGGTTCGGCAACATCAACACCACCGTCATCGGCGCCGACTACCAGCGCCCGACGGTCCGGCTGCCCGGAGCCGGTGGGGCGCCGGAGATCGCGGCCTCCAGCAAGGAGGCCATCGTCGTGTTGCGACAGTCGAAGCGGTCGTTCGTGGACCGCGTCGACTTCGTCACCTCGGCGGGATTCGGTACCGGGCCGGGCTTTCGGCAACGGCACGGCCTGCGCGGCGCCGGTCCCACCACCGTCATCACCGACCTGGGCGTCTACGCGCCCGACCCGGCGACCAGCGAACTGGTGTTGACGCGGCTGCACCCCGATGTCACGGTGGAGCAGGCGAAAGCCGCCTGCGGCTGGGAGTTGTCGGTGCCCCGAGACCCGGCGCGCACCCCACCGCCGTCCGAGGCGGAACTGGCCGCGCTGCGTGCCCTGAAACCGAGCCCGAAGGCAGCATCATGA